A genomic stretch from Ooceraea biroi isolate clonal line C1 chromosome 3, Obir_v5.4, whole genome shotgun sequence includes:
- the LOC105278709 gene encoding arginine/serine-rich coiled-coil protein 2 isoform X3: MLCEGLSRLPPSPIQKTEESNNNNSSRESSSERTNSSSVTQSTFNSRTESSSRTLSSSSDQRRTDHDNHTSSKDDHKRERSDRNRHTSDKSRRSSYDDRRQRESSSSHRDRGRDDRRSRDDDKRKASLGSSKDEKSDDRERSDKDHHYRDDRRDRNRDRNDRDRRRDRERDRRHSRDDRSKDRHRDERSSYHKEKDRTRSRSRSRDRPPPPFRTMSYREEKGRNKLAQLEKLGIELKPPEGGDIATPGAQSEQSYYNPLATATQGKYAEQIQKRKLLWANKSKQDNSNSTSAAASTANTWMGTTFTHDQDGKVTAKFKRLMGIKDDMTPSAPTVGAKPDILKKQEEMFNNMEQQYEVARATTHTQRGVGLGYATGGYQFPR, translated from the exons ATGCTGTGTGAGGGTCTTTCAAGACTACCCCCAAGTCCTATTCAGAAGACAGAG gagagcaacaacaacaattcATCTAGAGAATCCAGTAGCGAGCGTACGAACAGCTCTTCGGTGACACAGTCTACCTTTAACTCGAGAACAGAATCATCGTCTCGAACTTTGTCTTCTTCCTCAGACCAGAG GCGAACCGATCACGATAATCACACAAGCTCAAAAGACGATCATAAGCGAGAGCGTAGCGATCGAAATCGTCACACGTCCGACAAGAGTCGTCGTTCTTCCTACGACGACCGGCGGCAACGTGAGAGTAGTAGTAGTCACAGAGACCGAGGCAGAGATGATCGAAGGAGTCGGGACGATGATAAGCGCAAAGCGTCCCTCGGATCGTCCAAGGACGAGAAGAGCGACGACAGGGAAAGGAGCGACAAGGATCATCATTATAGGGACGACAGGAGGGATCGCAATCGCGACAGAAACGATAGGGATAGGCGTAGGGATCGGGAGAGGGATCGACGGCACTCGAGGGACGACCGGTCCAAGGATCGCCATCGGGACGAACGCTCGAGTTATCACAAGGAGAAGGATCGCACGCGGTCGCGGTCACGCTCGAGGGATCGCCCTCCTCCGCCGTTCAGGACGATGAGCTATCGGGAAGAGAAGGGACGGAACAAGCTGGCCCAGCTGGAGAAACTGGGCATAGAGCTGAAGCCACCGGAAGGCGGTGATATCGCGACGCCCGGCGCACAGAGCGAGCAGAGTTATTACAATCCGCTGGCGACGGCGACGCAGGGCAAGTACGCGGAGCAAATTCAAAAGAGGAAGTTGCTGTGGGCAAACAAG TCAAAGCAGGATAACAGTAATAGTACGTCAGCAGCAGCTTCGACCGCCAACACGTGGATGGGGACGACTTTCACGCACGATCAGGATGGCAAGGTGACGGCCAAGTTCAAGCGATTGATGGGTATCAAGGACGATATGACGCCTAGCGCGCCAACTGTCGGAGCGAAACCAGACATCCTGAAGAAGCAGGAAGAGATGTTCAACAATATGGAGCAGCAATACGAGGTGGCACGCGCCACCACGCATACGCAGCGCGGCGTAGGCCTGGGTTACGCCACTGGCGGCTACCAGTTTCcacgataa
- the LOC105278709 gene encoding arginine/serine-rich coiled-coil protein 2 isoform X2, translating into MIQYLRISARSMLCEGLSRLPPSPIQKTEESNNNNSSRESSSERTNSSSVTQSTFNSRTESSSRTLSSSSDQRRTDHDNHTSSKDDHKRERSDRNRHTSDKSRRSSYDDRRQRESSSSHRDRGRDDRRSRDDDKRKASLGSSKDEKSDDRERSDKDHHYRDDRRDRNRDRNDRDRRRDRERDRRHSRDDRSKDRHRDERSSYHKEKDRTRSRSRSRDRPPPPFRTMSYREEKGRNKLAQLEKLGIELKPPEGGDIATPGAQSEQSYYNPLATATQGKYAEQIQKRKLLWANKSKQDNSNSTSAAASTANTWMGTTFTHDQDGKVTAKFKRLMGIKDDMTPSAPTVGAKPDILKKQEEMFNNMEQQYEVARATTHTQRGVGLGYATGGYQFPR; encoded by the exons ATGATACAATATCTACGCATCTCGGCAAGGTCTATGCTGTGTGAGGGTCTTTCAAGACTACCCCCAAGTCCTATTCAGAAGACAGAG gagagcaacaacaacaattcATCTAGAGAATCCAGTAGCGAGCGTACGAACAGCTCTTCGGTGACACAGTCTACCTTTAACTCGAGAACAGAATCATCGTCTCGAACTTTGTCTTCTTCCTCAGACCAGAG GCGAACCGATCACGATAATCACACAAGCTCAAAAGACGATCATAAGCGAGAGCGTAGCGATCGAAATCGTCACACGTCCGACAAGAGTCGTCGTTCTTCCTACGACGACCGGCGGCAACGTGAGAGTAGTAGTAGTCACAGAGACCGAGGCAGAGATGATCGAAGGAGTCGGGACGATGATAAGCGCAAAGCGTCCCTCGGATCGTCCAAGGACGAGAAGAGCGACGACAGGGAAAGGAGCGACAAGGATCATCATTATAGGGACGACAGGAGGGATCGCAATCGCGACAGAAACGATAGGGATAGGCGTAGGGATCGGGAGAGGGATCGACGGCACTCGAGGGACGACCGGTCCAAGGATCGCCATCGGGACGAACGCTCGAGTTATCACAAGGAGAAGGATCGCACGCGGTCGCGGTCACGCTCGAGGGATCGCCCTCCTCCGCCGTTCAGGACGATGAGCTATCGGGAAGAGAAGGGACGGAACAAGCTGGCCCAGCTGGAGAAACTGGGCATAGAGCTGAAGCCACCGGAAGGCGGTGATATCGCGACGCCCGGCGCACAGAGCGAGCAGAGTTATTACAATCCGCTGGCGACGGCGACGCAGGGCAAGTACGCGGAGCAAATTCAAAAGAGGAAGTTGCTGTGGGCAAACAAG TCAAAGCAGGATAACAGTAATAGTACGTCAGCAGCAGCTTCGACCGCCAACACGTGGATGGGGACGACTTTCACGCACGATCAGGATGGCAAGGTGACGGCCAAGTTCAAGCGATTGATGGGTATCAAGGACGATATGACGCCTAGCGCGCCAACTGTCGGAGCGAAACCAGACATCCTGAAGAAGCAGGAAGAGATGTTCAACAATATGGAGCAGCAATACGAGGTGGCACGCGCCACCACGCATACGCAGCGCGGCGTAGGCCTGGGTTACGCCACTGGCGGCTACCAGTTTCcacgataa